One genomic region from Candidatus Methylomirabilota bacterium encodes:
- a CDS encoding outer membrane beta-barrel protein — MARRRDLWRSVRVLCPLSLAVLMLAAPARADVDDFRPGRWTGGAGVGFLADTPDGDVEFALRGYADYFLMPRLSVGPLVQYGGAGNDLLFGLSGQAKYWWDFLGSRNARLVLQGGVGFVRAGIKDSDSGVADTYTSFLIPLGVGLDYTVTKQIAVTADFFLNFTSLGDTVRVSGREVDLHTNVMPALYLGVRF, encoded by the coding sequence ATGGCGCGCCGGCGAGACCTCTGGCGCAGCGTCCGCGTGCTGTGTCCGTTGTCGCTGGCGGTCCTGATGCTGGCCGCTCCCGCCCGGGCCGACGTGGACGACTTCAGGCCGGGTCGGTGGACAGGGGGAGCCGGCGTCGGCTTCCTGGCCGACACGCCCGATGGCGACGTCGAGTTCGCCCTCCGCGGGTACGCCGACTATTTCCTGATGCCACGGCTCTCCGTGGGACCGCTCGTCCAGTACGGCGGCGCCGGCAACGATCTGCTCTTCGGCTTGTCCGGCCAGGCCAAGTACTGGTGGGACTTCCTGGGCAGCCGCAACGCGCGGCTCGTGCTCCAGGGCGGGGTGGGATTCGTGCGGGCCGGCATCAAGGATTCGGACAGCGGCGTCGCCGACACCTACACGTCGTTCCTGATCCCCCTCGGCGTGGGGCTGGACTACACGGTGACCAAACAGATCGCCGTCACCGCCGACTTCTTTCTGAACTTCACCTCGCTGGGGGACACCGTCCGCGTGTCAGGCCGAGAGGTCGACCTCCACACGAACGTCATGCCGGCGCTGTACCTGGGGGTGCGATTCTAA
- a CDS encoding sigma 54-interacting transcriptional regulator, translating to MLWRARPAIVGLAATLITAAIWVSGATPFSALDHAVHARWPGAHDSGPATGALVVVERDAASEARFGTGGWDAALMARAITSLASAGAATIGIDVPIGQASAAPRGGAASAALLEQATALTGAVVYPIALEPADARDEADSSETPPLSHPSWAAASRLPLDLPEARPPGGPRVRLAQHARAIGHTLAPAATGGTIGKVPLFVKVADQAVPAFGLALAAAFLDAALGEVALENGALVLRPEREQLPLRRIPVDERGQGLVAFTGPDLPLGVTRVPFSELWAAIEATDTEALRRLASDRLVLILAEPARTPPDGMSDVAIQVHLLGAVLSGDFLSEPSPLLTLLGTLVLATLTAWLWLTRTWWVAAIGTVALAAVGLVTAGLGLSTAGLVPPVWLPLTALLLATAGALALNQLSTAGRVRHLKDENARAREVLARQEAAADALEEDLEVARAAVTRSSSAQRELQQTVQALQDQVTQARAQEEHTRRRLDALEEELRALRPAESPGAAAGGLEDDRLRQECERLGIITGDPAVLAAFRDLTRAARSALPVLLLGEPGTGKELFARATHRLSPRADQPFVAVNMAAVAVELFESELFGHVKGSFTGATADRKGYFEQADRGTVFLDEVGELRPEQQGKLLRVLQERTFHRVGASRPTTVDVRVVAASNRDLQRGVAEGWFREDLYFRLKGLVLELPPLRARPGDIPLLAARLVAEAAAEAGRDGVALSQDAVLALQAYDWPGNVRELQHSLRRAVTLADSPLISREDLRLPPPQPAVSPDVASGLETHTDAAVLASLRRHGFDMQATAAALGWDRSTVTQRLKGLGFRALVQCAGDRSRAALELAGDPAHARIVEVKLREYHEHLLRVIQAFDSADAALGACRRRFKNLPERHFRSLEALVRQHFEPRPPTPVV from the coding sequence ATGCTGTGGCGTGCGCGTCCCGCCATCGTGGGCCTGGCGGCCACGCTGATCACCGCCGCCATCTGGGTTTCGGGGGCGACGCCATTCTCGGCGCTGGACCACGCGGTCCACGCCCGCTGGCCGGGCGCACACGACAGCGGGCCGGCGACTGGCGCGCTCGTCGTCGTGGAGCGCGATGCGGCAAGCGAGGCGCGCTTCGGCACCGGAGGCTGGGACGCCGCCCTGATGGCCAGAGCGATCACCAGCCTGGCGAGCGCCGGCGCCGCGACGATCGGCATCGACGTCCCGATCGGCCAGGCGAGCGCCGCCCCGCGTGGTGGTGCGGCGAGCGCGGCGCTCCTGGAACAGGCCACCGCACTGACGGGTGCGGTCGTCTACCCGATCGCGCTCGAGCCGGCCGACGCGCGTGACGAGGCGGACAGCAGCGAGACCCCGCCCCTGAGCCATCCATCCTGGGCCGCCGCCTCCCGCCTGCCTCTGGATCTCCCTGAAGCCCGGCCGCCCGGCGGACCACGGGTCCGGCTCGCCCAGCACGCCAGGGCGATCGGTCACACGCTGGCGCCGGCCGCAACGGGCGGCACGATCGGCAAGGTTCCACTCTTCGTCAAGGTGGCAGACCAGGCGGTTCCCGCCTTCGGCCTCGCGCTGGCCGCGGCGTTCCTCGACGCCGCGCTCGGCGAGGTCGCCCTGGAGAACGGGGCCCTCGTCCTGCGTCCCGAGCGAGAGCAGCTTCCGCTGCGCCGGATCCCGGTGGACGAGCGCGGGCAGGGTCTCGTCGCTTTCACCGGTCCGGATCTTCCTCTGGGCGTGACGCGGGTGCCGTTCTCCGAGCTGTGGGCGGCGATCGAGGCGACAGATACCGAGGCCCTGCGCCGCCTCGCCAGCGACAGGCTCGTGCTGATCCTCGCGGAGCCGGCCCGAACACCGCCGGACGGAATGTCGGACGTGGCGATCCAGGTGCACCTGCTCGGCGCCGTGCTGAGCGGTGATTTCTTGAGCGAGCCGTCGCCGCTCCTGACGCTGCTCGGCACGCTCGTCCTGGCCACGCTGACCGCGTGGCTCTGGCTGACCCGGACCTGGTGGGTCGCCGCGATCGGCACCGTGGCGCTCGCCGCGGTCGGCCTGGTCACGGCCGGGCTCGGCCTGTCGACGGCCGGACTCGTGCCGCCCGTGTGGCTGCCGCTCACCGCGCTGCTGCTGGCGACGGCGGGGGCGCTGGCCCTGAACCAGCTCTCCACGGCGGGGCGCGTCCGACACCTCAAGGACGAGAACGCCCGGGCCCGCGAGGTGCTGGCCCGGCAGGAGGCGGCCGCCGACGCGCTCGAGGAAGATCTCGAGGTCGCCCGCGCCGCTGTGACGAGGTCCAGCAGCGCCCAACGCGAGCTGCAACAGACGGTGCAGGCGCTGCAGGACCAGGTGACGCAGGCCCGCGCCCAGGAAGAGCACACGCGGCGCCGGCTCGACGCGCTGGAGGAAGAGCTACGGGCCTTACGCCCCGCCGAGAGTCCGGGCGCTGCCGCGGGCGGGCTCGAGGACGACCGCCTGCGTCAGGAATGCGAGCGGCTCGGGATCATCACGGGAGATCCGGCCGTGCTCGCCGCCTTCCGCGATCTCACCCGGGCGGCCCGATCGGCCTTGCCCGTCCTCCTGCTGGGCGAGCCCGGTACCGGCAAGGAGCTGTTCGCGCGCGCCACCCATCGGCTGAGCCCTCGGGCCGACCAGCCGTTCGTCGCGGTCAACATGGCGGCCGTCGCCGTCGAGCTGTTCGAGAGCGAGCTCTTCGGGCACGTCAAGGGCAGCTTCACCGGCGCCACCGCCGACCGGAAGGGGTACTTCGAGCAGGCCGATCGCGGCACGGTCTTCCTCGACGAGGTCGGGGAGCTTCGTCCCGAGCAGCAAGGCAAGCTGCTGCGGGTGCTTCAAGAGCGCACGTTCCACCGGGTGGGGGCCAGTCGACCGACCACGGTGGACGTGAGGGTGGTCGCGGCCAGCAACCGCGATCTCCAGCGCGGTGTCGCCGAGGGCTGGTTCCGGGAGGACCTCTACTTCCGGCTCAAGGGGCTCGTGCTGGAGCTGCCGCCGCTGCGCGCGCGCCCGGGCGATATCCCGTTGCTGGCGGCCCGCCTCGTGGCGGAGGCGGCCGCCGAGGCCGGCCGGGACGGCGTGGCGCTCTCGCAGGACGCCGTCCTGGCCTTGCAAGCGTACGATTGGCCCGGCAACGTCCGTGAGCTCCAGCACTCCCTGCGCCGTGCCGTCACGCTCGCCGACTCGCCCCTGATCAGCCGCGAGGACCTGCGCCTGCCGCCGCCGCAGCCCGCCGTCAGCCCCGATGTGGCCTCCGGCCTGGAGACGCATACCGACGCGGCCGTCCTGGCTTCCCTCCGGCGTCACGGCTTCGACATGCAGGCGACTGCGGCCGCGCTGGGCTGGGACCGAAGCACGGTCACGCAGCGGCTCAAAGGCCTCGGCTTCCGCGCGCTGGTCCAGTGCGCCGGCGACCGCTCACGCGCGGCCCTGGAGCTGGCCGGCGATCCTGCCCACGCCCGTATCGTCGAGGTGAAGCTGCGCGAGTACCACGAGCATCTGCTGCGGGTGATCCAGGCCTTCGACTCCGCCGACGCGGCGCTGGGCGCCTGCCGGCGCCGCTTCAAGAACCTGCCCGAGCGCCACTTCCGCTCGCTGGAAGCGCTGGTCCGCCAGCACTTCGAGCCCCGCCCCCCGACCCCGGTCGTCTGA
- a CDS encoding OmpA family protein has product MAEITKYVAILLGGLGILVGGALGTAWMQGPTMEASATSSEATPAVVATAPETARASVESKLPEAPEAVHADIYFDFKSARLSADSVSVLQEHATTLKDDGTWAVLVQGYADQQGPSEYNRRLAQRRADEVKRFLVELGVAEPRIKVVTIGREGSLCDDSGAACQRLDRRVHLEMRKLSPAIAGPAAASPVSQAEVPAR; this is encoded by the coding sequence ATGGCAGAGATCACGAAGTACGTGGCAATCCTTCTGGGTGGACTGGGAATCCTGGTCGGGGGAGCGCTGGGCACCGCCTGGATGCAGGGGCCGACCATGGAAGCCTCCGCGACGTCGTCGGAGGCGACGCCCGCCGTCGTCGCCACGGCGCCGGAGACCGCGCGGGCGTCGGTCGAGTCCAAGCTGCCGGAGGCGCCCGAGGCGGTTCACGCCGACATCTACTTCGACTTCAAGAGCGCCCGCCTGAGCGCCGACAGCGTGAGCGTGCTCCAGGAGCACGCGACGACGCTGAAGGACGACGGCACCTGGGCCGTCCTGGTCCAGGGCTACGCCGACCAGCAGGGCCCGAGCGAGTACAACCGGCGCCTGGCCCAGCGGCGGGCCGACGAGGTCAAGCGGTTCCTGGTCGAGCTCGGTGTGGCCGAGCCGCGGATCAAGGTCGTCACCATCGGTCGGGAGGGCTCCCTCTGCGACGATTCCGGCGCGGCGTGCCAGCGGCTCGACCGCCGCGTCCATCTCGAGATGCGCAAGCTCTCCCCGGCGATCGCCGGGCCCGCCGCGGCCTCGCCGGTCAGCCAGGCCGAGGTTCCGGCCCGCTGA
- a CDS encoding thiamine pyrophosphate-dependent enzyme, translating into MIERMDLFRALAARRTDEIVVMTMTATLQWPLVSRHELDFDFLAFGMGHAGDFGLGLALARPERKTIVLKGDGGLLMSLGSLVTWAACAPGNFLVLLLENRSYELTGSQPLPPRVDFAGLARAAGLAGGGATGAGKVERIDTLAAFTDALPRLLTETGPHFVVLPVTNREPLPPVSHSDHAGRITKLRHALGVT; encoded by the coding sequence ATGATCGAGCGCATGGACCTCTTCCGGGCGCTGGCCGCGCGCCGGACGGACGAGATCGTCGTCATGACGATGACGGCGACGCTGCAGTGGCCCCTCGTCTCTCGCCACGAGCTCGACTTCGATTTCCTCGCCTTCGGCATGGGCCACGCCGGCGACTTCGGCCTGGGCCTGGCGCTGGCCCGGCCCGAGCGGAAGACGATCGTGCTCAAGGGCGACGGCGGGTTGCTCATGAGCCTGGGCTCGCTGGTGACCTGGGCGGCCTGCGCGCCGGGCAATTTTCTCGTGCTGCTGCTGGAGAACCGGAGCTACGAGCTGACCGGCAGCCAGCCCCTGCCGCCGCGCGTGGACTTCGCCGGCCTGGCCCGGGCGGCCGGCCTGGCCGGCGGCGGCGCCACCGGAGCAGGCAAGGTCGAGCGGATCGACACGCTGGCGGCGTTCACCGACGCCCTGCCCCGTCTGCTCACGGAGACGGGACCGCACTTCGTCGTCCTCCCCGTGACGAACCGCGAGCCCCTGCCCCCAGTGAGTCACTCCGACCACGCCGGGCGGATCACCAAGCTCCGGCACGCTCTGGGCGTGACGTGA
- a CDS encoding tetratricopeptide repeat protein → MPRFRGQWGKLRATAVLLLVLVVGQAACATPRASESRRARAALERGQALLARGEMGAATVALREALRSEPGLGEAREGLGLALYGMGDFDGAIDELRMLLRRQPGASRARLTLARALMARHDWAGARTELDTIVRERPDLIEASYAAGVVRYRLGDLDGAIEAYRHVLARMPEQPDARYNLALMLKLAGRDDEAAGEFLAAAEAGVAKAQYFAGAAYAGGLGTPRDLARAIAWWFRAADQGVSEAEEALSQLRRAASGRGTRGPIEREAAAQGFRDFRVGLWQQYPGLGPPTTPEEDASLGAALLGRGRADEAIVVLIREASALSEPARRQLETVYERGIEGRVPAHDTRILSYFTAASAEGDPRARMALARIYAEGLGVPRDVERALALLRETPHEDAQSLLQELSVGPGPASIRP, encoded by the coding sequence ATGCCGCGATTCCGGGGGCAATGGGGCAAGCTCCGTGCCACGGCTGTGCTCCTGCTCGTGCTCGTCGTCGGGCAGGCGGCGTGCGCGACGCCACGAGCATCGGAATCCAGGCGCGCCCGCGCCGCCCTGGAACGCGGCCAGGCGTTGCTCGCGCGCGGCGAGATGGGCGCGGCGACCGTCGCCCTGCGAGAGGCGCTCCGGAGCGAGCCCGGCCTCGGTGAGGCCAGGGAGGGCCTGGGCCTCGCCCTCTACGGCATGGGCGATTTCGACGGCGCCATCGACGAGCTGCGAATGCTCCTGCGCAGGCAACCGGGGGCGTCCCGGGCGCGCCTGACACTGGCCCGGGCCCTCATGGCGAGGCACGACTGGGCCGGCGCGCGCACCGAGCTCGACACGATCGTGCGCGAGCGTCCCGATCTGATCGAGGCCAGCTACGCGGCGGGCGTCGTGCGCTATCGACTGGGCGATCTCGACGGGGCCATCGAGGCGTACCGACATGTGCTGGCGCGGATGCCCGAGCAGCCCGACGCGCGCTATAACCTGGCCCTCATGCTGAAGCTGGCGGGCCGCGATGACGAGGCCGCGGGCGAGTTTCTCGCCGCGGCCGAGGCCGGCGTGGCCAAGGCCCAGTACTTCGCGGGCGCCGCCTATGCCGGCGGCCTGGGGACGCCGCGAGATCTGGCCAGGGCGATCGCCTGGTGGTTTCGGGCAGCCGATCAGGGCGTGAGCGAAGCCGAAGAAGCGTTGAGCCAGCTCCGACGGGCGGCGTCGGGCCGCGGCACACGCGGCCCGATCGAGCGCGAGGCCGCCGCGCAGGGCTTTCGGGATTTTCGCGTCGGCCTGTGGCAGCAATACCCCGGGCTCGGCCCACCCACCACGCCGGAGGAGGACGCCTCCCTGGGCGCCGCCTTGCTGGGCCGCGGCCGGGCCGACGAGGCGATCGTCGTCCTGATCCGCGAGGCCTCCGCGCTGAGCGAGCCCGCCCGGCGCCAGCTCGAGACGGTGTACGAGCGGGGGATCGAAGGGCGCGTGCCCGCGCACGACACCCGCATCCTGAGCTACTTCACGGCGGCCTCCGCCGAAGGCGATCCCCGGGCGCGAATGGCGCTGGCGCGCATCTATGCGGAGGGGCTGGGCGTCCCTCGGGACGTCGAGCGCGCGCTCGCGCTTCTGAGAGAAACCCCGCACGAGGACGCGCAGAGCCTGCTGCAAGAGCTGTCGGTCGGGCCGGGCCCCGCGTCCATCCGCCCGTAA
- a CDS encoding class I SAM-dependent methyltransferase codes for MGEPAAGFDKDKAKAFTRLMVRHLEGSAVTVMLEIGGRVGLFETLARLGPSGSAEIAACAGLSERYVREWLAAMVCGGIVEYDATAGTYRLPPEHATVLTGSSSRNLVPVAEMMSLMTRVIPEVTEAFRTGAGVPYSAYQPHFTGVMDRRSRPRYDEYLLSKYLTLPEGLLPRLEAGIRVADIGCGTGYCIALMAARFPNSMFVGYDVSEPAITQARAEAGARGTTNASFLVADVARLETPTPFDLITAFDAIHDQADPSGVLRRIRSALVPGGLFLMVDVCASSRLEDNVGVPLAPYLYTVSTMHCMSVSLAGGGPGLGTAWGHQVATRLLEEAGFKEITRFERVDPMNSLYVARV; via the coding sequence ATGGGGGAACCGGCAGCCGGCTTCGACAAAGACAAGGCCAAGGCGTTCACCCGGCTCATGGTCCGGCATCTCGAGGGCTCTGCGGTCACCGTGATGCTGGAGATCGGCGGGCGCGTCGGCCTCTTCGAGACGCTGGCCCGGCTGGGCCCGAGCGGCAGCGCCGAGATCGCCGCCTGTGCCGGGCTCAGCGAGCGGTACGTCCGCGAGTGGCTCGCCGCGATGGTGTGCGGCGGGATCGTGGAGTACGACGCCACGGCCGGCACCTATCGATTGCCGCCTGAGCACGCCACTGTGCTCACCGGCAGCAGCTCGAGGAACCTCGTCCCCGTCGCCGAGATGATGTCGCTGATGACCCGCGTGATTCCCGAGGTCACCGAGGCCTTTCGCACCGGCGCCGGGGTGCCCTACAGCGCCTACCAGCCCCACTTCACCGGGGTCATGGATCGCCGCAGTCGCCCCCGTTACGACGAGTACCTGCTGAGCAAGTACCTGACCCTGCCCGAGGGCCTGCTGCCGCGGCTGGAAGCCGGGATCCGGGTCGCCGACATCGGATGCGGGACCGGCTACTGCATCGCGTTGATGGCCGCGCGCTTCCCCAACAGCATGTTCGTCGGGTACGACGTCTCCGAGCCGGCCATCACCCAGGCCCGGGCCGAGGCCGGCGCACGCGGCACGACGAACGCGTCGTTCCTCGTGGCCGATGTGGCGCGATTGGAGACGCCGACGCCCTTCGACCTGATCACGGCGTTCGACGCGATCCACGACCAGGCCGATCCGTCCGGAGTGCTGCGCCGCATCCGCTCGGCGCTGGTTCCGGGCGGCCTCTTCCTCATGGTCGACGTCTGCGCGTCGAGCCGTCTCGAGGACAACGTCGGCGTGCCCCTGGCACCCTATCTCTACACCGTGAGCACCATGCACTGCATGAGCGTGTCGCTAGCCGGCGGAGGCCCGGGGCTCGGCACCGCCTGGGGCCATCAGGTGGCCACTCGGTTGCTCGAGGAGGCCGGCTTCAAGGAGATCACGCGCTTCGAGCGCGTCGACCCCATGAACTCGCTCTACGTCGCCAGGGTCTAG